A stretch of Vespula vulgaris chromosome 5, iyVesVulg1.1, whole genome shotgun sequence DNA encodes these proteins:
- the LOC127064325 gene encoding uncharacterized protein LOC127064325 isoform X1 has translation MCNCKHSTAIEDHRCPIDPSMSVGSRWESGYDDSDNFVDSHYRTAPSSFRSGRSYRIPPTGVATVIPNEPQQRSIADTPELAEGVAIVRRRLDFDDPTFDENGCGLCSRRQTRRSGMTSSCPTRSALSRTRMTSCGKCSKM, from the exons atgtGTAACTGCAAACATAGTACGGCCATAGAAGATCACAGATGTCCAATCGATCC ATCGATGTCGGTCGGAAGCAGATGGGAATCAGGGTACGACGACTCCGATAACTTTGTAGACTCACATTATAGGACAGCACCGAGCAGTTTCAGAAGCGGTAGATCCTACCGCATCCCACCGACAGGGGTTGCAACTGTCATCCCAAACGAACCACAACAACGAAGTATCGCGGATACACCAGAACTTGCGGAAGGGGTGGCGATCGTACGAAGACGACTCGAtt TCGACGATCCAACGTTTGACGAAAATGGTTGCG gATTATGTTCAAGAAGACAAACACGTAGATCGGGAATGACGAGTTCCTGTCCTACGAGAAGTGCTCTATCGAGAACGAGAATGACGTCTTGTGGAAAATGCTCAAAA ATGTGA
- the LOC127064325 gene encoding uncharacterized protein LOC127064325 isoform X2, protein MCNCKHSTAIEDHRCPIDPSMSVGSRWESGYDDSDNFVDSHYRTAPSSFRSGRSYRIPPTGVATVIPNEPQQRSIADTPELAEGVAIVRRRLDFDDPTFDENGCEDKHVDRE, encoded by the exons atgtGTAACTGCAAACATAGTACGGCCATAGAAGATCACAGATGTCCAATCGATCC ATCGATGTCGGTCGGAAGCAGATGGGAATCAGGGTACGACGACTCCGATAACTTTGTAGACTCACATTATAGGACAGCACCGAGCAGTTTCAGAAGCGGTAGATCCTACCGCATCCCACCGACAGGGGTTGCAACTGTCATCCCAAACGAACCACAACAACGAAGTATCGCGGATACACCAGAACTTGCGGAAGGGGTGGCGATCGTACGAAGACGACTCGAtt TCGACGATCCAACGTTTGACGAAAATGGTTGCG AAGACAAACACGTAGATCGGGAATGA